One window from the genome of Anaerococcus sp. Marseille-Q7828 encodes:
- a CDS encoding ImmA/IrrE family metallo-endopeptidase — protein sequence MSMNRYIYDKVNRLIKKYKTRDPIELIEALNINLVYLPETKILLGMYHYIQRNRFIFISSNTNFNRKTILAHELGHDQLHRDYCMSGGAFHDQTVLNPTNKFETEANIFAAHLLIRDEDVLDNINDQVCDYEIAGKLGVDINLLNLKISELAKMGKFNKPINVNIPQGDFLKNYRPEHDEYY from the coding sequence ATGAGCATGAATCGCTATATATATGATAAGGTTAATCGACTTATAAAAAAATATAAGACACGAGATCCTATCGAATTAATAGAAGCTTTGAATATTAACCTGGTATATCTACCTGAAACAAAAATACTTTTAGGAATGTACCATTATATTCAAAGGAACAGATTTATTTTTATCAGTAGCAACACAAATTTTAATAGAAAAACTATATTAGCACATGAATTAGGTCACGATCAACTTCACAGAGATTATTGTATGAGTGGCGGAGCTTTTCATGACCAAACAGTGCTAAACCCTACAAATAAATTTGAAACTGAAGCTAATATTTTTGCAGCTCATTTATTAATTAGAGATGAAGATGTCCTCGATAATATAAATGATCAAGTTTGTGATTATGAAATCGCTGGAAAATTAGGTGTTGATATAAATTTACTAAATCTAAAAATTTCTGAGTTAGCAAAAATGGGCAAGTTTAATAAACCAATTAATGTTAATATACCTCAGGGAGATTTTCTTAAAAACTATCGCCCTGAACACGATGAATATTATTAG
- a CDS encoding helix-turn-helix transcriptional regulator: MAFADRLKDFREKEKLSQADFAKMIGISTRTLVHYEDGERYPRDVEVYKKIAEVMDCDYNYLLEESDEFLNRVYNMGGKRELEKARALTEGLSSLFAGGEISDEDKDAAFEAITRAYWEAKRENKKYGRKKKD; the protein is encoded by the coding sequence ATGGCTTTTGCGGATAGATTAAAGGATTTTCGTGAAAAAGAAAAGTTAAGTCAAGCAGATTTTGCAAAGATGATAGGAATAAGTACAAGAACTCTTGTACATTATGAAGACGGAGAAAGATACCCAAGAGATGTCGAGGTTTACAAAAAAATAGCTGAAGTTATGGACTGTGATTACAATTATCTTCTAGAAGAAAGTGACGAGTTTTTAAATCGAGTTTATAACATGGGTGGCAAAAGAGAATTAGAAAAAGCTAGAGCATTAACAGAAGGTCTAAGCTCTTTATTTGCTGGTGGAGAAATTTCTGACGAAGATAAAGATGCTGCTTTTGAAGCTATTACTCGTGCTTATTGGGAGGCTAAAAGAGAAAACAAGAAATACGGTCGTAAGAAAAAAGATTAG
- a CDS encoding sigma-70 family RNA polymerase sigma factor: MDKEYYLFVEGKKVFVSKEVYLAYHSELNKEKYQMRRDRLNNCFFFCSYDHDGNFEENLEDLEFDVEKIIETKEMIEEVRRAISKLNPVERDLIESLFYKEETIREVAAKLNISHPAVIKRRNKVLEKLKEMLDDF; encoded by the coding sequence ATGGACAAAGAATATTATTTATTTGTAGAAGGAAAGAAAGTATTTGTTAGCAAGGAAGTATATCTTGCTTATCATAGTGAATTGAATAAAGAGAAATATCAAATGAGAAGAGACAGGTTAAATAACTGTTTCTTTTTTTGTTCCTATGATCATGATGGTAATTTTGAAGAAAATTTGGAAGATCTGGAATTTGATGTTGAAAAAATTATCGAAACAAAGGAAATGATTGAAGAAGTAAGAAGAGCTATTTCTAAACTCAACCCTGTTGAAAGGGATTTGATAGAAAGTCTTTTTTATAAAGAAGAAACAATTAGAGAAGTAGCTGCTAAACTCAATATATCTCATCCAGCCGTTATTAAAAGGCGTAATAAAGTCTTAGAAAAACTAAAGGAAATGTTGGATGACTTTTAG
- a CDS encoding recombinase family protein: MNTKVKLIKASNTGARNRNALDLDLKRVAAYCRVSTDSKDQLESYKSQVDYYTNLIKNNKNWTLAGIYADEATTGTTATKRADFMRLISDCQNGDIDMIITKSISRFARNTLDTLKYVRLLKENNVGVVFEEENIDTLTMDGELLLTILSSVAQQEVENTSAHVKKGLKMKMEKGELIGFQGCLGYDYDPTTKSISINEEEAKIVRYIFKRYLEGNGGSVIGRELEEQGYLTPRGKTKWSDTTVLGVIKNEKYIGDILMGKTFTVDPITKRRLANFGESDKYHIENHHEPIISREDFEKAQEIRLRRAQNRNTIANKDRKREKLSRQYAFSSMLECGFCGEILSRRTWHTSSIYKKINWQCVKSTKKGKKYCPHSKGIQEAAIEKAFVESYRQLCHADSTVIDDFLKIVEEEINDNTLVKDLKKLENQLNRIIIQERKLVDLHLEDSIDEEVYAKKYKKLTKQKEELLDEKKTLELTIKDENSIKERLKQFKKVLENKEIIEEFNRTVFESIVDKVVVGRIDKDGKVHPYDLTFYFKTGVKDSQDSNNFKDKRKNAKDNDINKLCSYKNDEDKKLCTQAKDNARGNYSVD, encoded by the coding sequence ATGAATACTAAAGTAAAATTAATAAAAGCTTCAAATACAGGAGCTAGAAATAGAAATGCACTAGATTTAGATTTAAAACGTGTTGCAGCATATTGTCGAGTTAGCACTGATAGTAAAGACCAACTTGAATCATATAAATCGCAAGTTGATTATTACACAAATCTAATAAAAAATAATAAAAACTGGACTTTGGCTGGCATATACGCAGATGAAGCAACCACAGGAACAACTGCTACCAAAAGAGCTGATTTCATGAGACTAATTAGCGATTGTCAAAATGGAGATATAGACATGATAATTACTAAATCTATATCAAGATTCGCTAGAAATACATTAGATACCTTAAAGTATGTAAGACTATTAAAGGAAAACAATGTTGGTGTAGTATTTGAAGAAGAAAATATAGATACTTTGACAATGGATGGAGAGCTATTATTAACAATATTAAGTTCAGTAGCTCAACAAGAAGTAGAAAATACCTCAGCCCATGTAAAAAAAGGACTGAAAATGAAAATGGAAAAGGGGGAACTTATTGGTTTTCAAGGTTGCCTTGGCTACGACTATGATCCTACAACAAAAAGTATATCTATAAATGAAGAGGAAGCTAAAATTGTTAGATATATTTTTAAAAGATATTTAGAGGGCAATGGTGGTTCAGTCATTGGCAGGGAATTAGAAGAACAAGGATATCTCACTCCTAGAGGTAAAACAAAATGGTCTGACACTACAGTGTTAGGAGTAATTAAAAATGAAAAGTATATTGGTGATATACTAATGGGAAAGACCTTCACAGTTGATCCCATAACAAAAAGAAGACTAGCAAACTTTGGTGAATCTGATAAATATCATATTGAAAATCATCACGAGCCAATTATATCAAGAGAAGACTTTGAAAAGGCACAAGAGATTAGACTCAGGAGAGCACAAAACAGAAACACTATAGCTAACAAGGATAGAAAAAGAGAAAAACTATCAAGACAATACGCTTTTTCAAGTATGCTGGAATGTGGATTTTGTGGCGAAATACTGTCAAGAAGAACTTGGCACACAAGTTCAATTTACAAAAAAATTAACTGGCAATGTGTAAAGTCAACAAAAAAAGGTAAAAAATATTGTCCTCATTCAAAAGGAATACAAGAAGCAGCAATAGAAAAAGCATTTGTTGAAAGCTATAGGCAATTATGCCATGCAGATTCAACAGTAATAGATGATTTTTTAAAAATTGTAGAAGAAGAAATAAATGATAATACTTTAGTCAAAGATTTGAAAAAGTTAGAAAACCAATTAAACAGAATCATTATTCAAGAAAGAAAGTTAGTTGATCTTCATTTAGAAGATAGTATAGACGAAGAAGTTTATGCTAAAAAGTATAAAAAACTTACAAAACAAAAAGAAGAATTACTTGATGAAAAGAAAACACTAGAGCTAACTATCAAAGATGAAAACTCTATTAAAGAAAGATTAAAGCAATTTAAAAAGGTCTTAGAAAACAAAGAAATTATAGAGGAATTTAATAGAACAGTATTTGAAAGCATAGTTGATAAAGTCGTGGTGGGAAGAATTGATAAAGACGGAAAAGTTCATCCTTATGACTTAACATTCTATTTCAAAACAGGAGTTAAAGATAGTCAAGATTCTAATAATTTCAAAGATAAAAGAAAAAATGCCAAAGACAATGACATTAATAAATTGTGTTCCTACAAGAATGACGAGGATAAAAAATTATGTACCCAAGCAAAAGACAACGCACGTGGAAACTATAGCGTTGATTAG
- a CDS encoding GNAT family protein translates to MQIMETDRLILKVPTYDDFDELYSVHANPETNIYNPGWEKPSKEEFMGTLNTIIDHHKKYGFGYYSLVDKVDNRVFGLCGLRFTTIEDKKYLNLYYRIDPSKTRNGFVKEAARKIIDTITCELNNEYQVVALTLDKNIPSRKTAESLGLKYNKDFDDVDGKGNVYYFN, encoded by the coding sequence ATGCAAATAATGGAAACAGATCGTTTAATACTTAAGGTTCCTACTTATGATGATTTTGATGAGTTATACTCAGTTCACGCAAATCCTGAAACTAATATCTATAATCCAGGATGGGAAAAGCCAAGCAAAGAAGAATTTATGGGGACTTTAAATACGATTATTGACCACCATAAAAAGTATGGATTTGGTTATTATTCTTTAGTAGATAAAGTTGATAATAGAGTTTTTGGTTTGTGTGGTTTAAGGTTTACAACAATAGAAGATAAAAAATATTTGAATCTGTATTATAGAATAGATCCATCTAAAACGAGAAATGGATTTGTAAAAGAAGCAGCTAGAAAAATAATTGATACTATTACTTGTGAATTAAATAATGAGTATCAAGTAGTGGCTTTAACTTTAGATAAAAATATTCCTTCAAGAAAAACTGCAGAATCCTTAGGTTTGAAATACAATAAAGATTTTGATGATGTAGATGGGAAAGGAAACGTGTATTACTTTAATTAG
- a CDS encoding class I SAM-dependent methyltransferase, which translates to MPIFSALGAECTVLDYSTKQIESEIMVSKREGYEIEVIEGDMTKNLPFEDESFDIVFNSVSNFYVEDVYHVFNEAYRVLKKTGVLLAGLNNEINYIVDNDEKEIVWQMPFNPLKDEKAKEFMVKENAGIQFSHNMTEQIGGQLKAGFTLVDIYEDTNGFGRLYELNIKSYVSTKSVKL; encoded by the coding sequence ATGCCAATATTTAGTGCCCTAGGTGCGGAATGTACTGTCCTTGATTATTCAACAAAGCAAATAGAATCTGAGATAATGGTTTCTAAAAGAGAAGGCTATGAGATAGAAGTTATCGAAGGAGATATGACAAAGAATCTTCCTTTTGAAGATGAATCATTTGATATAGTTTTTAACTCTGTTTCAAATTTTTATGTTGAAGATGTATACCATGTATTTAATGAAGCATACAGAGTGTTGAAAAAAACTGGTGTTTTATTAGCGGGGCTTAATAATGAAATTAATTATATTGTGGATAATGATGAGAAAGAAATAGTTTGGCAAATGCCATTTAATCCTCTGAAAGATGAAAAAGCAAAAGAGTTTATGGTTAAAGAAAATGCAGGGATACAATTTTCACACAATATGACTGAACAAATCGGTGGTCAACTTAAAGCAGGCTTTACCTTAGTTGACATATATGAAGACACAAACGGATTTGGTAGATTGTATGAATTAAATATAAAATCGTATGTATCAACAAAATCAGTAAAATTATAA
- a CDS encoding iron-containing alcohol dehydrogenase: protein MYDFIFNIPTKVLFGKDQLKNLPEEIKKYGSKVLLVYGRNSIKKIGLYDDIIKLFNENSIEVFELSGIVPNPRIDKVREGVKIAKENDIDFILAVGGGSTIDTAKLVAVGAKSSADPWDIVIGKEKPSDGIALGSILTLAATGSEMNAGSVITNEETGQKLGWGSEYARPKFALINPEYTYSVNQYHTAAGTCDIISHTLENYFTLNDGAYLDDRFAEAILKTCIKYGPIALKEPENYEARSNLIWANTWAINGLLNAGKSTAWSVHPIEHELSALRDITHGVGLAILTPYWLEYCLDDETSNKIATFGYNVFDIEKTGSTMDDGKKAIEALREFFTSIGIPENLRSEGFREEDLPIMAKNCVNNRPKPQIDGFKLLKEEDILNIYKMAL, encoded by the coding sequence ATGTACGATTTTATTTTTAACATACCAACTAAAGTTTTATTTGGCAAAGATCAACTTAAAAATTTGCCAGAAGAAATTAAAAAATATGGAAGTAAAGTTCTTTTGGTTTATGGAAGAAACAGTATAAAAAAGATTGGTCTTTATGATGATATTATTAAGCTATTTAATGAGAATTCAATAGAAGTTTTTGAGCTTTCTGGCATAGTTCCAAACCCTAGAATTGATAAAGTTCGTGAAGGCGTTAAGATTGCCAAAGAAAATGATATTGACTTTATCCTTGCTGTCGGTGGTGGATCTACTATTGATACTGCCAAGCTTGTAGCAGTAGGTGCAAAATCATCGGCTGATCCTTGGGATATAGTTATTGGCAAAGAAAAACCTAGCGATGGTATAGCTCTAGGAAGTATATTGACCCTAGCAGCCACTGGATCAGAAATGAATGCAGGTTCTGTAATCACTAATGAAGAAACAGGACAAAAACTAGGTTGGGGCTCTGAATATGCGAGACCAAAATTTGCTCTAATAAATCCAGAATATACTTACAGTGTAAATCAATACCATACAGCTGCAGGTACTTGTGATATTATAAGCCATACTTTAGAAAATTATTTCACTTTGAATGATGGGGCATATTTAGATGATAGATTTGCAGAAGCAATTTTAAAAACTTGTATTAAATATGGACCAATAGCACTTAAAGAACCAGAAAATTATGAAGCTCGCTCTAATCTAATTTGGGCAAATACCTGGGCTATCAACGGCCTACTAAATGCTGGTAAATCTACAGCATGGTCAGTTCACCCAATTGAACACGAGCTTTCTGCTCTAAGAGATATCACTCACGGTGTCGGTCTTGCAATACTTACTCCTTATTGGCTAGAATATTGCTTAGATGATGAAACAAGCAATAAAATCGCCACATTTGGTTACAATGTATTTGATATAGAAAAAACAGGCTCTACAATGGATGATGGAAAAAAAGCTATAGAAGCACTAAGAGAATTCTTTACTTCCATTGGTATACCAGAAAACTTAAGATCTGAGGGATTTAGAGAAGAAGATCTCCCTATAATGGCAAAAAATTGTGTAAATAATAGGCCAAAACCTCAAATAGATGGATTTAAACTTCTTAAAGAAGAAGACATTTTAAACATATATAAGATGGCTCTATAA
- a CDS encoding serine hydrolase, producing MADIEKLAKDIVNKGDSAESIIIFDNKNNKTIEFANDKVFDVRSISKTVLSLTCGILINESRGEFNLDTYIYPIIKNKMNLENEKNLAYLKEIKVKHLLTHTTGYRDLLLYSKDIRESDYGDLFDYVINYPLYHRPGTHFLYSNAGYYLLAVTMEEYLKYDLFDFVEEKLLKPLGIENRSWGKYGNYIAGATKINLNAYDMLRIGKLIINNGYYDDLQIVDSNYIDLMQKPHNKSMYEVKRKYISEDYYGYGIWISERGVVFASGTGGQLIVILKDKNMIIVTTNSGSDSKSYKIKSDIDKLVDIIYEDRR from the coding sequence ATGGCAGATATTGAAAAATTAGCCAAAGATATTGTAAATAAAGGTGATTCTGCAGAAAGCATAATTATTTTTGACAATAAAAATAATAAGACCATAGAATTTGCAAATGATAAAGTTTTCGATGTAAGGTCAATCTCTAAGACAGTCTTATCCCTAACTTGTGGAATTTTAATTAATGAAAGTAGGGGAGAATTTAACTTAGATACCTATATATATCCAATTATTAAAAATAAGATGAATTTAGAAAATGAAAAGAATTTAGCTTATCTTAAAGAAATTAAAGTTAAACACCTTCTAACCCATACAACTGGATATAGAGACTTGCTATTATACAGCAAAGATATAAGAGAAAGTGATTATGGCGATCTATTTGATTATGTCATAAATTACCCTTTGTATCACAGGCCTGGGACCCACTTTCTATATTCAAATGCTGGATATTATCTCTTAGCTGTAACTATGGAGGAATATCTAAAGTACGATCTATTTGACTTTGTTGAAGAGAAATTATTAAAACCTTTAGGAATTGAAAATAGGTCTTGGGGCAAATATGGAAACTATATTGCAGGCGCCACAAAAATAAACTTAAATGCCTATGATATGCTTAGAATAGGTAAGCTTATCATTAACAATGGCTACTATGATGATTTGCAAATAGTAGATAGCAATTATATAGACTTGATGCAAAAACCACACAATAAATCTATGTACGAGGTTAAAAGAAAGTATATCTCTGAAGACTACTATGGTTATGGTATATGGATATCTGAAAGAGGAGTTGTATTTGCATCAGGAACTGGTGGTCAGCTTATAGTAATATTAAAAGATAAGAATATGATTATTGTAACTACAAATTCAGGGTCAGACAGCAAAAGTTACAAAATAAAATCAGACATTGACAAATTAGTTGATATTATATACGAAGATAGGAGATAG
- a CDS encoding DUF4298 domain-containing protein produces the protein MDYKHIDEYTKIYEDHKILLDNLSKALEEFKDHQEELNKLEKYYYSEEFMKDYDASNKGEIPDDIIQGILTEDAIYDLLGDNYFIAKDLLNLANDIIQDK, from the coding sequence ATGGATTATAAACATATTGACGAATACACTAAAATTTATGAAGACCACAAAATATTACTAGATAATCTAAGTAAAGCTTTGGAAGAATTTAAAGATCATCAAGAAGAATTAAATAAGCTTGAAAAATATTATTATTCTGAAGAATTTATGAAAGACTATGATGCATCAAATAAGGGGGAGATACCAGATGATATTATACAAGGTATTCTTACCGAAGATGCAATTTACGATTTACTAGGTGACAATTATTTTATAGCAAAAGATTTATTAAATCTTGCTAATGATATTATCCAAGACAAATAA
- a CDS encoding C39 family peptidase: MKKYLIIALLIPLLSSCSKDDIRENEGIVNEENLNILTSINELAIDTFIPKKGLALSNDEDIDQNTNPKLKSDNKDELKKNIESWLGENPKAKWVYDNFDDLDNIDAYLAGNDEDTIEFVYNMNNGLTNFPYTPGQSVDLERKTPYFIQWDNRWAYNKLGNRNIGISGCGPTSMAMILSRLKKDDSITPDKIAKDAQNYMGNEGISWNFFYDGAKKYDYKIEDVALNEEAMKKALEKGPLLVSVNRGYFTLFGHIFVIDSYKDGKFIINDPNSLRNSKIEWTFDQISNQIVKIWSIY; encoded by the coding sequence ATGAAAAAATATCTTATAATAGCCCTCTTAATTCCCCTTTTATCTTCTTGTTCCAAAGATGATATTAGAGAAAATGAAGGCATAGTTAATGAAGAAAATTTAAATATTCTTACAAGTATAAACGAACTTGCTATAGATACATTTATACCTAAAAAGGGACTTGCGCTATCTAATGATGAAGATATTGACCAAAACACAAATCCTAAACTTAAGTCCGATAACAAGGATGAGCTTAAGAAAAATATAGAATCATGGTTAGGCGAAAATCCAAAAGCCAAGTGGGTATATGATAACTTCGATGATTTGGATAATATAGATGCATATTTGGCAGGAAATGACGAGGACACAATCGAATTTGTTTATAATATGAATAACGGTTTAACCAATTTCCCATACACTCCCGGCCAATCAGTTGATTTAGAAAGAAAAACTCCCTATTTTATCCAATGGGACAATAGATGGGCCTACAACAAGCTAGGTAATAGAAATATTGGTATTAGTGGCTGTGGACCTACATCTATGGCTATGATTTTGTCTAGGCTAAAGAAAGATGATTCCATCACACCTGATAAAATCGCCAAAGATGCTCAAAACTACATGGGTAACGAAGGTATATCTTGGAACTTCTTTTATGATGGAGCAAAAAAATATGACTATAAAATTGAGGACGTTGCCTTAAACGAAGAAGCTATGAAAAAGGCATTGGAAAAGGGTCCCCTTTTAGTTTCAGTAAATAGAGGATATTTTACTCTATTTGGCCATATATTTGTGATAGACTCATATAAAGATGGTAAATTTATAATAAATGATCCAAATAGCCTTAGAAATTCTAAGATAGAATGGACTTTTGATCAGATTAGTAATCAAATTGTAAAAATTTGGTCCATATATTAA
- a CDS encoding QueT transporter family protein, whose product MNKNFTKDTNFLVRSAVVAALYAVLTLLVPMPQYGPIQFRFSEILVLLVFYNRKYIPGLVLGCAIANLFSPMAWFDVIFGTLSSYIAFRLMEKTDKLFIASLFPVLMVSVPAIGTYLLLDNTGAFITMLFSFMASEFVMVSIIAVIIFKILEQNTGFMKIITEF is encoded by the coding sequence ATGAATAAGAATTTTACAAAGGATACTAACTTTTTGGTTAGATCTGCAGTAGTTGCTGCACTTTACGCAGTGTTAACTTTACTTGTACCTATGCCACAGTATGGACCTATACAATTTAGGTTTTCAGAAATTTTGGTATTATTAGTTTTCTATAATAGAAAATACATACCGGGACTAGTTTTAGGATGTGCTATAGCAAATTTATTTAGCCCTATGGCATGGTTTGATGTTATATTTGGTACTTTATCTTCATATATAGCATTTAGATTGATGGAGAAGACAGATAAGTTATTTATAGCATCTTTATTTCCAGTACTTATGGTCTCTGTACCTGCAATAGGAACTTATCTATTGCTAGATAATACAGGAGCATTCATAACTATGCTATTCTCATTTATGGCAAGTGAATTTGTAATGGTTTCTATCATTGCTGTTATTATTTTTAAAATCCTAGAACAAAATACTGGTTTTATGAAAATTATTACAGAATTTTAA
- a CDS encoding metal-sensing transcriptional repressor: MHADKAKTIRKLKTVGGQIDGLIKMVEDDRYCIDISNQLMASISILKNVNKDVLRGHLEHCVYDAISNEDKEDGLKKIEEIEAIIDKLNKI, encoded by the coding sequence ATGCATGCTGATAAAGCAAAAACCATTAGAAAATTAAAAACTGTCGGTGGGCAAATCGATGGATTAATAAAAATGGTTGAAGATGATAGATACTGTATAGATATAAGTAATCAATTGATGGCATCAATTTCTATATTAAAAAATGTAAATAAGGATGTTCTAAGGGGACACCTAGAGCATTGTGTATACGATGCTATTAGCAATGAAGATAAGGAAGATGGCCTAAAAAAAATAGAAGAAATTGAAGCTATAATTGACAAACTAAATAAAATCTAG